The Bernardetia litoralis DSM 6794 genome includes a window with the following:
- the yaaA gene encoding peroxide stress protein YaaA encodes MIVILSPSKTQDFENINRTEIQTQPEFLLDTKELLEEIQKKEIDELQEVMQVSERLAFLNYNRFQDIQFPFSPEYDRQAIVAFRGDVYEGLDSDTLTDEDLHFAQANLRIISGFYGVLRPLDLIQPYRLEMKTPLKTPRGKNLYEFWNKFLTDYFNTRYQDDVIINLASQEYAKAIFTRHFKLTEITPVFKEEKNGELKTVAIYAKKARGKMARYIIQNKIKQPSKLKFYEEDGYKFDAELSTETKWFFIRPRPKKVEETEPKVLKKRGRKPKNTTNQEEE; translated from the coding sequence ATGATTGTTATACTTTCGCCTTCGAAGACACAAGATTTTGAAAATATAAATCGGACAGAGATACAAACACAGCCCGAATTTTTGTTAGATACCAAAGAACTTTTAGAAGAGATTCAGAAAAAAGAAATTGATGAATTACAAGAAGTAATGCAAGTAAGCGAACGACTTGCTTTCTTAAATTATAATCGCTTTCAAGATATTCAGTTTCCATTTAGTCCAGAATATGACAGACAAGCGATTGTTGCATTTCGTGGAGATGTCTATGAAGGTTTGGATTCGGATACACTTACAGATGAAGATTTGCATTTTGCACAAGCAAATTTGCGTATTATTTCTGGATTTTATGGTGTTTTACGTCCTCTTGATTTGATTCAGCCGTATCGATTGGAAATGAAAACTCCTTTAAAAACACCTAGAGGAAAAAATTTATATGAATTTTGGAATAAATTTCTGACAGATTATTTCAATACTCGTTATCAAGATGATGTTATCATCAATTTAGCTTCACAAGAATATGCAAAAGCCATTTTTACTAGACATTTCAAATTGACAGAAATAACACCTGTTTTCAAAGAAGAAAAAAACGGAGAACTAAAAACAGTAGCTATTTATGCCAAAAAAGCAAGAGGAAAAATGGCTCGTTATATTATCCAAAATAAAATCAAACAGCCTAGTAAATTGAAGTTTTATGAAGAAGATGGTTATAAATTTGATGCTGAATTATCTACTGAAACAAAATGGTTTTTTATTAGACCAAGACCAAAAAAAGTAGAAGAAACAGAGCCTAAGGTACTCAAAAAAAGAGGCAGAAAACCCAAAAACACAACTAATCAAGAGGAAGAGTAG
- the tpiA gene encoding triose-phosphate isomerase, with protein MRQKIVAGNWKMNLTKEEAQSLTSEIVGMNNDELGTNQKEVKLIICPSFIHISTIKSLFKSSKNIYLGAQNVASQEKGAYTGEISAAMLSSYQVEYVIIGHSERRQYFKESNQEIAQKIDLIFANKMLPIFCCGETLELREEGNHVEFIKNQISESLFHLSASEFEKVIVAYEPIWAIGTGKTASSEQAQEIHAEIRKHISSKYGKEIADKTPILYGGSCKPSNAKEIFACPDVDGGLIGGAALKSRDFVEIAKSF; from the coding sequence ATGCGTCAAAAAATTGTAGCAGGAAACTGGAAAATGAACCTTACTAAAGAAGAAGCTCAAAGTCTTACTTCTGAAATTGTAGGAATGAATAATGATGAGCTAGGAACAAATCAAAAAGAGGTAAAACTTATTATTTGTCCTTCTTTTATTCATATTTCTACTATAAAATCTCTGTTTAAAAGCTCAAAAAACATCTATTTAGGAGCGCAAAATGTAGCATCTCAAGAAAAAGGAGCTTATACAGGAGAAATTTCGGCTGCTATGCTTTCTTCCTATCAAGTAGAATATGTAATTATCGGACACAGTGAAAGAAGACAATATTTTAAAGAATCAAATCAAGAAATTGCTCAAAAAATTGATTTAATATTTGCTAATAAAATGCTTCCAATTTTTTGTTGTGGCGAAACATTAGAACTTAGAGAAGAAGGAAATCATGTTGAATTTATCAAAAATCAAATCTCTGAAAGTCTGTTTCATTTATCAGCTTCTGAGTTTGAAAAAGTAATTGTTGCTTATGAGCCTATTTGGGCAATTGGAACAGGAAAAACGGCTTCTAGTGAGCAAGCACAAGAAATTCATGCAGAAATAAGAAAGCATATTTCATCAAAATATGGAAAAGAAATTGCTGACAAAACGCCAATTTTGTATGGTGGTAGTTGTAAACCTAGTAATGCAAAAGAAATTTTTGCTTGTCCTGATGTAGATGGTGGACTTATTGGAGGTGCTGCATTAAAATCAAGAGATTTTGTAGAAATTGCGAAGTCATTTTAA
- a CDS encoding N-6 DNA methylase produces MDWGYWESKDETDDIEDEIKKKFAKGYPNDNIIFEDTQQAILYQNGERVATAKMQDSGENLYALLLQFVSFERPEYTEFRQALEDFKTDIPPIIKELRNLMDEEAKTNKEFAKAKTTFLKICQDSINPDITPNDIREMLVQHILTEDIFTTIFDEADFHKSNNIASELENVLKTFFKKETKKNFYPKIRNYYAVIKTVAARIEDVREKQTFLKVIYEDFYKAYNPKGADRLGIVYTPNEIVRFMIESTDHLLYEHFGKELLSEGVEILDPATGTGTFITDLIDYFPKQKIDQIRHKYQNELHANEVSILPYYIANLNIEYAYQQKTGEYKEFENLVFVDTLDNMGFGFAGKQTGLFTSLSAENLERIQRQNKRKISVIIGNPPYNANQQNENDNNKNREYPTLDKRIKDTYIKESTAQKTKQYDMYKRFIRWASDRLGESGILAFVVNRSFIDKKQDDGFRKSIEKEFDFCYITDLGGDLRSQGVDALDNIFGIMVGVAVIFLVRK; encoded by the coding sequence TTGGATTGGGGATATTGGGAATCTAAAGACGAAACCGACGACATAGAAGATGAAATAAAAAAGAAATTTGCTAAAGGTTATCCCAATGATAATATTATTTTTGAAGATACACAGCAAGCCATTTTATACCAAAATGGAGAGCGTGTCGCTACTGCAAAAATGCAAGATAGTGGCGAAAATTTGTATGCGCTTTTATTGCAATTTGTGAGTTTTGAAAGACCAGAATACACAGAGTTTAGACAGGCTTTAGAAGATTTCAAAACAGATATTCCTCCAATTATCAAGGAATTACGTAATTTGATGGACGAAGAAGCCAAGACAAATAAAGAATTTGCAAAAGCAAAAACGACCTTTTTGAAAATCTGTCAAGATAGCATAAATCCAGATATTACGCCAAATGATATTCGGGAAATGCTTGTGCAGCATATTCTGACAGAAGATATTTTTACAACTATTTTTGATGAAGCTGATTTTCATAAATCAAATAATATTGCTTCTGAACTTGAAAATGTACTCAAAACATTCTTCAAAAAAGAAACAAAGAAAAATTTCTATCCAAAAATCCGAAATTATTATGCTGTCATCAAAACGGTTGCTGCACGAATAGAAGATGTAAGAGAAAAACAAACGTTTTTGAAGGTTATTTATGAAGATTTTTATAAAGCCTATAATCCAAAAGGAGCTGACCGTTTGGGAATCGTTTATACGCCAAATGAAATTGTCCGTTTTATGATTGAGAGTACAGACCATCTTTTATATGAACATTTTGGTAAAGAACTATTGAGCGAAGGCGTAGAAATTCTTGACCCAGCAACAGGAACAGGAACTTTTATTACTGATTTGATAGATTATTTTCCAAAACAGAAAATTGACCAAATTAGACACAAATACCAAAATGAACTTCACGCCAACGAAGTAAGTATTTTGCCGTATTATATTGCCAATCTAAATATTGAATATGCCTATCAACAAAAAACAGGAGAGTACAAAGAATTTGAAAATCTTGTTTTTGTAGATACACTGGATAATATGGGTTTTGGGTTTGCAGGAAAACAAACAGGACTTTTTACGAGCCTTTCGGCTGAAAACTTAGAGCGAATCCAAAGACAAAACAAACGAAAAATATCGGTTATTATTGGAAACCCTCCGTATAATGCAAACCAACAAAACGAAAATGATAATAATAAAAATAGAGAATATCCAACCTTAGACAAACGCATAAAAGACACGTATATTAAAGAAAGTACGGCACAAAAAACAAAGCAATATGATATGTACAAGCGTTTTATTCGGTGGGCTTCGGATAGATTAGGTGAAAGTGGAATTTTGGCTTTTGTGGTAAATCGTTCTTTTATTGATAAAAAACAAGATGATGGTTTTAGAAAATCGATAGAAAAAGAATTTGATTTTTGTTACATTACCGATTTGGGAGGAGATTTGAGAAGTCAAGGAGTAGATGCTTTGGATAATATTTTTGGAATAATGGTCGGCGTAGCTGTAATTTTTTTAGTTAGAAAGTAG
- a CDS encoding transposase, whose amino-acid sequence MAKFKGKYRSESHRLKGWDYSSEAVYFITFCVQDFECLFGSVINIVDKHSHAKNIEINNNEIHNNESVRMDLNQFGQIVEEEIQKSIEIRKNWIFHEWVVMPNHVHMLIEIELNDNNSVQTHRSASQDDKKNQDNAIHGNTIHNSESLQLHRQPNSISSFIGIFKTVVTKKINELRNAKGERIWQRNYHDHIVRNYQSFQNIANYIDQNPQRWYEDRFNPNSTKK is encoded by the coding sequence ATGGCAAAATTCAAAGGAAAATACCGTTCAGAATCGCATCGTTTGAAAGGGTGGGATTATAGCAGTGAGGCTGTCTATTTTATTACATTTTGCGTACAGGATTTTGAATGTCTGTTTGGTAGTGTTATAAACATTGTAGATAAGCACAGTCATGCTAAAAACATTGAAATTAATAATAATGAGATTCACAACAATGAATCTGTACGAATGGATTTGAATCAATTTGGTCAGATTGTAGAAGAAGAAATTCAAAAATCAATAGAAATACGCAAAAATTGGATATTTCATGAATGGGTGGTAATGCCTAATCATGTACATATGCTAATTGAAATTGAACTCAATGATAATAATTCCGTACAGACGCACCGTAGTGCATCTCAAGATGACAAAAAAAATCAGGATAATGCGATTCATGGCAATACGATTCACAACAGTGAATCGCTACAATTACATCGCCAACCTAATTCTATTTCTTCATTTATTGGAATTTTCAAAACTGTAGTAACAAAAAAAATAAATGAATTACGCAACGCAAAAGGAGAACGAATATGGCAACGCAATTATCATGACCATATTGTCAGAAATTATCAATCGTTTCAAAATATAGCGAATTATATCGACCAAAACCCTCAACGTTGGTACGAAGACCGATTTAATCCTAATTCTACAAAAAAATGA
- a CDS encoding type ISP restriction/modification enzyme has protein sequence MKKAKIYYYNFPTFKNKDEKLAKVKQTKFANIPFELIKPDKNANWINQTDNDFDDLLPLCSKDVKLGRSEEAVFQLYSFGVSTNRDEWVYDFDVETLKKKANFFIDKYNSLLNQKKKNYDKSIKWSETLKTYFNKNIKLEKGNTEIIKSHYRPFSKKYFYANRYLSDRLTQNHFDIFGEDLQQKNKIITIHNHIQLFDFTLFSLNVIPDAGFSGRGTPVISLYRYTTEGKQIDNITQWALNEFRSHYSVGSHRRASNDDDTKPHDGVAVRELEREDIFHYVYGVLHNPAYRKKYELNLKREFPRIPFYKDFWFWSEKGKELMELHLDYEKIEKYDLEREEKPLKSGSLNKAKLKAKKEEGIIVLDEKTTLKNIPAAAWDYKLGNRSALEWILDQYKEKKPRDETIREKFNTYKFEDYKEEVIELLERVCTVSVKTMEIVGEMKGRE, from the coding sequence ATGAAAAAAGCTAAAATTTATTATTACAACTTTCCGACTTTCAAAAACAAAGACGAAAAACTAGCAAAAGTAAAACAAACTAAGTTTGCAAATATTCCTTTTGAGCTGATTAAGCCAGATAAAAATGCAAATTGGATAAATCAAACCGATAATGATTTTGATGATTTATTACCTCTGTGTAGCAAAGATGTGAAACTTGGTAGAAGTGAAGAAGCTGTTTTTCAGTTATACTCTTTTGGTGTTTCTACAAATAGAGATGAATGGGTGTATGATTTTGATGTAGAAACTTTAAAAAAGAAAGCTAATTTTTTTATCGATAAATATAATTCTCTATTGAATCAGAAAAAGAAAAATTATGATAAGAGTATAAAATGGAGTGAAACATTAAAAACCTATTTCAATAAAAATATAAAACTAGAAAAAGGTAACACAGAAATAATAAAAAGTCATTACCGACCATTTAGTAAAAAATATTTTTATGCAAATAGATATTTGAGTGATAGATTAACACAAAACCATTTTGATATTTTTGGAGAAGATTTACAACAAAAAAATAAAATAATTACAATTCATAATCATATACAACTATTTGATTTCACATTATTTTCTTTAAATGTAATTCCAGATGCAGGTTTTTCTGGAAGAGGAACTCCTGTAATTTCCCTCTACCGTTACACCACTGAAGGCAAACAAATAGACAACATTACACAATGGGCATTGAATGAATTTCGTAGTCATTATTCCGTAGGGTCGCACCGTCGTGCGTCCAATGATGATGACACGAAGCCACACGACGGTGTGGCTGTACGGGAATTGGAGCGTGAAGATATTTTTCATTATGTGTATGGCGTTTTGCACAATCCAGCGTACCGCAAAAAATATGAATTGAATCTAAAAAGGGAGTTTCCACGCATTCCATTTTATAAAGATTTTTGGTTTTGGTCAGAAAAAGGAAAGGAATTAATGGAATTGCATCTTGATTATGAAAAGATAGAAAAATACGATTTGGAGCGAGAAGAAAAGCCTTTGAAAAGTGGGAGTTTGAATAAGGCAAAACTAAAAGCCAAAAAAGAAGAAGGAATTATTGTTTTGGATGAAAAAACTACTCTAAAAAACATTCCTGCTGCTGCGTGGGACTATAAATTAGGCAATCGTTCGGCTTTAGAATGGATTCTTGACCAATACAAAGAAAAGAAACCACGAGATGAAACGATTAGAGAAAAATTCAATACTTACAAATTTGAAGACTATAAAGAAGAAGTAATTGAGCTTTTGGAGCGTGTTTGTACTGTTAGTGTAAAGACAATGGAAATTGTGGGGGAAATGAAGGGACGTGAGTAG
- a CDS encoding four helix bundle protein gives MIQSYKDLNVWKEAMSLVTDVYKATKLFPREEIYGLTSQMRRAAVSVPSNIAEGHQRHTTPQFLQFLSIARGSLGELETQIMIAHRLDYINLNHQNQMLQQAQKVGNLMGD, from the coding sequence ATGATACAATCTTACAAAGACCTAAATGTATGGAAGGAAGCAATGAGCTTAGTAACAGATGTTTACAAGGCGACAAAGTTATTTCCAAGAGAGGAAATTTACGGACTGACAAGCCAAATGAGAAGAGCAGCAGTTTCTGTTCCTTCGAATATAGCAGAAGGACATCAACGACATACAACACCTCAATTTCTTCAATTTTTGTCAATAGCGAGGGGTTCGTTGGGAGAATTAGAAACTCAAATAATGATAGCTCATCGTCTGGATTACATCAATCTGAATCATCAAAATCAAATGTTACAACAAGCTCAAAAAGTGGGGAATCTGATGGGGGACTGA
- a CDS encoding Tex family protein, producing the protein MDQALLDAQHIVQIAAELGVRVKQVEATAQLLDEGATVPFISRYRKEVTGTLDEVQVASVRDRLLQLRELDKRREAILKSINEQEKLTPELEEKINAVQTLSALEDLYLPYKQKRKTRASMAKEKGLEPLALQILEQGRLDLEKTAKQFIDEEKGVKTLEEALAGARDIIAEHINEHAETRAKMRTVFQKEGTISAKVIAGKEKEGEKYRDYFEWEEPLIEAPSHRVLALRRAEKEGILLLDLQPNQERAITLLEENFVHSNTKSSDQVQIAVKDAYKRLLKPSMETEIRMLSKQRADQEAITIFAENLRQLLLSAPLGQKNTLALDPGFRTGCKLVVLDKQGKLVYNDTIYPNEPQKDTIKAGNILLALAEKYNIEAIAIGNGTASRETERFVKAIPNLPKSIQIVVVSESGASIYSASDVAREEFADYDLTVRGAVSIGRRLMDPLAELVKLDPKSIGVGQYQHDVDQKQLKNSLDDTVMSCVNAVGVEVNTASKELLSYVSGLGASLAKNIVTFRNENGAFTSRKQLKKVPRLGDKAFEQAAGFLRIRDAKNLLDASAVHPESYPIVEKMAKDLSTTIEELIKNEELRKQINLKNYVTDTVGLPTLEDIVSELAKPGRDPREQFEAFSFVEGVEKMEDLQIGMKLSGIVTNITDFGAFIDVGVHQDGLAHISQLSDKFINHPTEAVKVHQKVETTVMDVDLSRKRIALSLKSEPFGANPIKGEAKKSNVSNSKSTIGADRKNDSKFSRGSSVSDKNTERPVRKSSYKKADSFINRQQKTKEEEPKETGGTMADKLAALRNKFGK; encoded by the coding sequence ATGGATCAAGCTCTTTTAGATGCTCAACATATCGTTCAAATCGCTGCCGAGCTTGGTGTGCGTGTAAAACAAGTAGAAGCAACTGCACAACTTTTAGATGAGGGAGCAACTGTTCCTTTTATTTCTCGTTATCGAAAAGAAGTTACAGGTACATTAGATGAGGTACAAGTAGCAAGTGTTCGTGATAGACTTTTGCAGCTTCGTGAGCTAGACAAAAGACGTGAAGCAATCTTGAAATCAATCAATGAACAAGAAAAACTCACACCAGAATTAGAAGAAAAAATCAATGCTGTTCAGACACTTTCAGCCCTAGAAGATTTGTATTTGCCTTACAAACAAAAACGCAAAACTCGTGCTTCTATGGCAAAAGAAAAAGGCTTAGAACCTTTGGCTTTACAGATTTTGGAACAAGGAAGGTTAGATTTAGAAAAAACAGCAAAACAGTTTATTGATGAAGAAAAAGGAGTAAAAACACTTGAAGAAGCATTAGCAGGCGCAAGAGATATTATAGCCGAGCATATAAACGAACACGCAGAAACTCGTGCAAAAATGCGTACTGTTTTTCAGAAAGAAGGCACAATTTCGGCTAAAGTAATTGCAGGAAAAGAAAAAGAAGGCGAAAAATATAGAGATTATTTTGAGTGGGAAGAGCCATTAATTGAAGCTCCTTCGCATCGTGTTTTGGCATTGCGTAGAGCTGAAAAAGAAGGGATTTTACTTTTAGATTTACAGCCCAATCAAGAACGAGCAATTACTTTATTAGAAGAGAATTTTGTACACAGTAATACAAAATCATCTGACCAAGTACAAATTGCTGTAAAAGATGCTTACAAAAGGTTATTAAAACCTTCAATGGAAACAGAAATTCGTATGCTTTCCAAACAGAGAGCCGACCAAGAGGCAATTACTATCTTTGCTGAAAATCTTAGACAACTTTTATTATCTGCTCCTTTAGGACAAAAAAATACATTAGCACTTGACCCTGGATTTAGAACAGGTTGTAAGTTGGTTGTATTAGATAAACAAGGGAAATTGGTTTATAATGATACTATTTATCCAAATGAACCTCAAAAAGATACCATAAAAGCGGGAAATATACTATTAGCTTTGGCAGAAAAATATAATATTGAAGCTATTGCAATCGGAAACGGAACTGCCAGTAGAGAAACAGAACGTTTTGTAAAAGCAATTCCAAATTTACCAAAATCAATTCAAATTGTTGTGGTAAGTGAAAGTGGAGCATCTATTTATTCGGCTTCTGATGTTGCTCGTGAAGAATTTGCAGATTATGATTTGACGGTTCGTGGTGCTGTTTCTATTGGTCGTCGTTTGATGGATCCGTTGGCAGAACTTGTAAAACTTGATCCAAAATCTATTGGTGTAGGTCAGTATCAGCACGATGTTGATCAAAAACAACTCAAAAATAGCCTTGATGATACAGTTATGAGTTGTGTGAATGCTGTTGGTGTAGAAGTAAATACAGCTAGTAAAGAATTATTGAGTTATGTTTCTGGTTTGGGAGCTTCGCTTGCCAAAAATATTGTAACATTCAGAAATGAAAATGGTGCATTTACAAGTAGAAAACAACTCAAAAAAGTTCCTCGTTTGGGAGATAAAGCTTTTGAGCAAGCAGCAGGATTTTTACGTATTCGTGATGCCAAAAATTTATTAGATGCAAGTGCTGTTCATCCAGAAAGTTATCCGATTGTTGAAAAGATGGCAAAAGATTTAAGCACAACTATCGAAGAACTAATAAAAAATGAAGAATTGCGTAAGCAAATCAATCTTAAAAATTATGTTACTGATACTGTTGGTCTTCCAACGCTTGAAGATATTGTTTCTGAGCTTGCAAAACCTGGGCGTGACCCTCGTGAGCAGTTTGAAGCCTTTTCGTTTGTAGAAGGTGTAGAAAAAATGGAAGATTTACAGATTGGAATGAAACTTTCAGGGATTGTAACCAATATTACAGATTTTGGAGCTTTTATAGATGTTGGAGTTCATCAAGATGGTTTGGCGCATATTAGTCAGCTTTCTGATAAATTTATAAACCATCCTACTGAAGCCGTAAAAGTTCATCAAAAAGTAGAAACAACTGTAATGGATGTAGATTTGAGTAGAAAAAGAATTGCATTAAGTTTGAAATCTGAACCTTTTGGAGCAAACCCAATAAAAGGAGAAGCAAAAAAATCTAATGTAAGTAACTCAAAATCAACTATTGGAGCTGACAGAAAAAATGACTCTAAGTTTTCAAGAGGAAGTTCTGTTTCAGATAAAAATACTGAAAGACCAGTTAGAAAATCATCTTACAAAAAAGCAGATTCATTTATCAATAGACAACAAAAAACAAAAGAAGAAGAACCAAAAGAAACAGGTGGAACAATGGCTGATAAATTGGCTGCACTTAGAAATAAATTTGGTAAATAA
- the rho gene encoding transcription termination factor Rho has translation MYNIEELNVRLLSELRIIATEMGLKNHSRLAKKDLIYKILDYQANKIEEDEDNDNNQEETKKTSTSSKKETKKEPISTSSKILEKEEEKKDDSAKVSDKKESAYKLPTFSFLKKEKPESSEVKEAKQDSTETKVATLTSNDTKEAKKEEPKKDDSIERIRETLRERKRANLIGKSDSGENKDSKESADSSQEAKEKTERRSRLDARNEERTENDNLRRRSRVNVKETDTKAPIQRASLRSKAEEDSENETSQSEKTTRTNRNERSERKERPSNKKYNIREFDGVVTSEGVLEVISDGYGFLRSSDYNYLASPDDVYISPSQIKLLGLKTGDTVKGQIRPPKDGEKYFALLRIESVNGKTTEQIRDRVSFEHLTPLFPRERLNLSTKSNTYSTRMLDLFAPIGKGQRGMIVAQPKTGKTVLLKEIANAIAENHPECYLLVLLIDERPEEVTDMERSVRGEVVASTFDEQADRHVKVANMVLEKAKRLVECGHDVVILLDSITRLTRAYNTTVPSSGKILSGGVDANALHKPKRFFGAARNVENGGSLTIIATALIDTGSKMDEVIFEEFKGTGNMELQLDRKLANKRVYPAIDIPASGTRREDLLLDKETLQRVWILRRMMNDMHSNEAMDYMLKHMRGTKTNDEFLASMDN, from the coding sequence ATGTATAATATTGAGGAACTCAACGTTCGCTTACTCTCTGAATTGCGTATCATCGCTACCGAAATGGGCTTGAAAAATCATAGCCGTTTAGCCAAAAAAGACCTTATTTATAAAATCTTGGACTACCAAGCTAATAAAATAGAAGAGGATGAAGATAATGATAACAATCAAGAAGAAACAAAAAAAACTTCTACATCTTCAAAAAAAGAAACTAAAAAAGAACCCATCTCTACCTCTTCAAAAATACTAGAAAAGGAAGAGGAGAAAAAAGATGATTCTGCCAAAGTTTCTGATAAAAAAGAATCTGCTTACAAATTACCAACCTTTAGTTTTTTGAAAAAAGAAAAACCAGAAAGTAGTGAAGTAAAAGAAGCTAAACAAGATTCCACAGAAACCAAAGTGGCTACTCTAACCTCTAATGATACAAAAGAAGCAAAAAAAGAAGAGCCTAAAAAAGATGATTCAATAGAACGAATTAGAGAAACTCTTCGTGAAAGAAAACGTGCAAACCTTATTGGCAAAAGTGATTCAGGCGAAAATAAAGACAGCAAAGAAAGTGCAGACTCAAGTCAAGAAGCTAAAGAAAAAACTGAAAGACGCTCAAGATTAGATGCTCGCAACGAAGAAAGAACAGAAAATGATAATTTGCGTCGTCGAAGCCGAGTAAATGTAAAAGAAACAGATACAAAAGCACCTATTCAGAGAGCATCATTACGCTCAAAAGCTGAAGAAGATAGCGAAAATGAGACAAGCCAGTCTGAAAAGACAACTCGTACTAATAGAAATGAGCGTTCAGAAAGAAAAGAACGCCCTTCTAACAAAAAGTATAATATTCGTGAGTTTGATGGTGTTGTAACAAGTGAAGGAGTTTTGGAAGTAATCTCTGATGGATATGGATTTTTACGTTCTTCGGATTACAATTATTTGGCTAGTCCTGATGATGTATATATTTCGCCTTCTCAAATCAAACTTTTGGGTCTCAAAACTGGAGATACTGTAAAAGGACAGATTCGCCCACCAAAAGATGGAGAAAAATATTTTGCTTTATTAAGAATTGAATCGGTAAATGGAAAAACTACTGAGCAAATTAGAGATAGAGTTTCTTTCGAACATCTTACACCACTTTTTCCTCGTGAACGTCTAAATCTTTCTACAAAATCAAATACATATTCAACTAGAATGTTGGATTTATTTGCTCCAATTGGAAAAGGACAGCGTGGAATGATTGTAGCTCAACCAAAAACTGGTAAAACGGTTCTTTTGAAAGAAATTGCAAATGCAATTGCTGAAAATCATCCTGAATGTTATTTGCTTGTACTTCTGATAGACGAACGCCCAGAGGAAGTAACCGATATGGAACGCAGCGTAAGAGGTGAAGTTGTGGCTTCTACTTTTGATGAGCAAGCTGACAGACATGTAAAAGTTGCTAATATGGTTTTGGAAAAAGCTAAAAGATTAGTAGAATGTGGACACGATGTAGTTATTCTTTTGGATTCAATTACTCGTTTGACTCGTGCTTATAATACAACTGTTCCTTCTTCTGGCAAAATTCTTTCTGGTGGTGTTGATGCAAATGCACTTCACAAACCAAAACGTTTTTTTGGTGCTGCTCGTAATGTAGAAAATGGTGGTTCACTTACTATTATTGCAACAGCTTTGATTGATACAGGTTCGAAAATGGATGAAGTGATTTTTGAAGAATTTAAAGGAACAGGTAATATGGAGCTTCAACTTGACCGTAAACTTGCCAACAAACGAGTTTATCCTGCTATTGATATTCCTGCTTCTGGTACTCGCCGTGAAGATTTATTATTAGATAAAGAAACCTTACAGCGTGTTTGGATTTTGCGTAGAATGATGAACGATATGCACTCCAACGAAGCAATGGATTATATGCTCAAGCACATGAGAGGTACAAAAACTAATGATGAATTTTTAGCTTCTATGGACAACTAA